The following are encoded in a window of Lycium ferocissimum isolate CSIRO_LF1 unplaced genomic scaffold, AGI_CSIRO_Lferr_CH_V1 ctg11790, whole genome shotgun sequence genomic DNA:
- the LOC132041814 gene encoding uncharacterized protein LOC132041814, translating to MDKLFVNITHLLDKLTTHNQAWHSNDNESLSYGSSSLAAVAKENHERDHAFAQLQTKVDLLSKKLADKDAQRVNVVEELPPPPPGMYQVPEGMYQEGKQHYEDANYVNNSKGSYQRQNYQGPGHHPWQKPQHQFHGNNYNRNDQGNPNQGNYNNRNYGNKSSNPYILPKAQSSNSQQWRDNSARNSASNAANDSAESRRA from the coding sequence ATGGACAAGTTATTTGTCAATATCACCCATTTGCTCGATAAGCTCACCACCCACAATCAAGCTTGGCATTCAAATGATAACGAGAGCTTGTCTTATGGTAGTTCATCACTAGCTGCGGTTGCAAAGGAGAACCATGagagggatcatgcctttgctCAATTGCAAACTAAGGTGGATCTACTATCAAAGAAATTGGCAGATAAGGATGCACAGAGGGTAAATGTTGTTGAGGAGTTACCACCTCCTCCACCAGGGATGTATCAAGTCCCTGAAGGGATGTACCAAGAAGGGAAACAACATTATGAAGATGCTAACTATGTCAACAACTCCAAAGGGAGTTATCAGAGGCAAAATTATCAAGGTCCAGGACATCACCCATGGCAGAAGCCTCAACACCAATTTCATGGAAACAATTACAACAGAAATGATCAAGGAAATCCCAATCAAGGGAATTACAATAACAGGAATTATGGCAACAAGAGCTCTAACCCCTATATTCTACCAAAGGCGCAATCGTCAAATTCTCAGCAGTGGAGAGACAATTCAGCTAGAAACTCTGCTAGCAATGCTGCTAATGATTCTGCTGAGTCAAGAAGAGCATGA